A section of the Terriglobia bacterium genome encodes:
- a CDS encoding ubiquinol-cytochrome c reductase iron-sulfur subunit, which yields MSDEENKHRQELDDATRRNFLVKLGLGSVAVAGLGTTVFAYQYLSPNVLYEPSPTVNAGKPDQYPLDSVTLDPQTGIFVVHAAEGFYALSATCTHLGCLTAYKPELGIIACPCHGSKFHKDGTKIEGPAPKPLPWLRMWLSEDGELMVDRSTQIASRQMVRV from the coding sequence ATGTCTGACGAAGAGAACAAACACCGGCAGGAACTCGATGACGCGACCCGGCGCAACTTCCTGGTGAAGTTGGGGCTGGGATCGGTGGCGGTGGCCGGGCTGGGCACGACCGTCTTCGCCTACCAGTACCTGTCGCCCAACGTACTGTACGAGCCGTCGCCGACCGTGAATGCGGGCAAGCCGGACCAGTATCCGCTGGACTCCGTGACGCTCGATCCGCAGACCGGCATCTTCGTGGTGCACGCGGCGGAGGGTTTCTACGCGCTGAGTGCGACCTGCACGCACCTGGGCTGCCTGACGGCGTACAAGCCGGAGCTGGGCATCATCGCCTGCCCCTGCCACGGCAGCAAGTTCCACAAGGACGGCACCAAGATCGAGGGCCCGGCGCCCAAGCCGCTGCCCTGGCTGCGCATGTGGCTCAGTGAAGACGGCGAGCTGATGGTGGACCGCTCCACGCAGATCGCCTCGCGCCAGATGGTGAGGGTCTAG
- a CDS encoding cytochrome b N-terminal domain-containing protein — translation MRIFPETYVRQVAESRVWKSVFRSGTGFSNLKRARFVQQNVFLHLFSVKARQRVLDFSVTWYLGALSFATFGILVITGILLMLYYHPSVPQAYADMKDLEFVVSSGVFLRNLHRWSAHAMVFLVFAHMFKVFYRGAYKPPREFNWVIGVVLLLLTLFLSYTGYLLPWDQLAFWAITVGSNIASAVPVLGGKIRFLMLGGNQVNANALLRFYVLHCMILPLVAIFFIAVHFWRIRKDGGLYTGVPTTEGEEKR, via the coding sequence ATGCGGATCTTCCCCGAAACCTACGTCCGGCAAGTGGCCGAGAGCCGGGTGTGGAAGTCGGTGTTCCGCAGCGGCACCGGCTTCAGCAACCTGAAGCGCGCGCGCTTCGTGCAGCAGAACGTTTTCCTGCACCTGTTCTCGGTGAAAGCGCGGCAGCGCGTCCTGGACTTCAGCGTGACCTGGTACCTGGGGGCGCTGAGCTTCGCCACCTTCGGCATCCTAGTCATCACCGGCATCCTCCTCATGCTGTACTACCACCCGTCGGTGCCGCAGGCGTACGCGGACATGAAGGACCTGGAGTTCGTGGTGTCGTCGGGGGTGTTCCTGCGCAACCTGCACCGCTGGTCGGCGCACGCCATGGTGTTTCTGGTGTTCGCGCACATGTTCAAGGTGTTCTACCGGGGGGCGTACAAGCCTCCGCGCGAGTTCAACTGGGTGATCGGCGTGGTGCTGCTGCTGCTGACGCTGTTCCTTAGCTACACCGGCTACCTGCTGCCCTGGGACCAGCTGGCGTTCTGGGCGATCACGGTGGGCAGCAACATCGCCTCGGCGGTGCCGGTGCTGGGCGGCAAGATCCGCTTCCTGATGCTGGGCGGCAACCAGGTGAACGCCAACGCGCTGCTGCGCTTCTACGTGCTGCACTGCATGATCCTGCCGTTGGTCGCGATCTTCTTCATCGCGGTCCACTTCTGGCGGATCCGCAAGGACGGCGGCCTGTACACGGGCGTTCCCACGACCGAGGGAGAAGAGAAGCGATGA